The nucleotide sequence GGCGCGTTCCACACCGTGGGGGCGCCGCCCGGGAAGCGGGGCTCCACCGAGCCGAGGTCGTCGGGCCGCTCCGGCAGCTTCAGCGCGCTGAGCAGGGCGCCGACGCACTGGGACGCGTCGAGCCGGTACAGGTCCACCGGCTCCTGGTCGACGTAGGCGTCGGGGAACCGGGCCTCGTCGACGCGCAGCGGAACCATGGTGGCGCGCTGCATGCCCAGCGTGGTGTCGGTGAGGGAGCGCCAGATCGTCTGGGCGTGCCGGGACTTCTGGAAGGCGTGGGACAACAGCAGGAGGGCGCGCGTAGCCGTGTCCAGATGCTCCGGCGGTCCGGCGGACACGTCGTGCAGCGTGACATTGCAGCCGGTCAGTCTGAGGACGGCCTCCACCCAGTCCGCCCACATCCGGTTCTCCGCCGCGTACACCACCATGATGTCCGTCATCGGCTGGCGCCGGGTGAACGCCTCCAGACAGCGCTGCCGCACCGGTTCGGGCACCGGCGGCAGTGCGGTGATCTCGCCGTCGGTGATCACCTTCGTCAGCCGTTCGAAGGCGGACAGCAGGGAGTTCGCGATATTGCTCTTGTCCCCGACCGTCGCGAGCGTCTCCTCGTAGGCGTAGAACGGGACATACGGTATTTCCATCGCGCCCCAGTAGGCGTCCTGCTGTTCGGCGCTCAGCTCGTCGCCGTCGAGGGCTCTGGGCAGGCCCTCGAACCGCAGCCGGGCCAGTGCCCGCCCCGCGTCGACCTTCCGCTTCTCGCCCTCGTCGATGCGCATCAGTACCGGCAGCACCCTGATCCGCCGCTTGTGCTGGCCCCCCTCGACGCTGCGGGCGACCGCCGCCGCCCCGTCCAGTGACTGGCCGCTGAGCGTGAAGCAGTCGACGAGGACGTCGGGCATCTGGATGGTGCAGATGTCCGCGCTGTCCGACAGGCCCGTACGGCTGTCGATGAGGATGTAGTCGTACGACGCCTTCATGTCCTCGCGCAGCGCGTCCAGGAACTGGCCGCCGCCCAGCCGCTCGTAGAAGTTGTCCCATTCGAACGACGACACGGTCGCCGAGTACTCCCGGTTGCGCCGGCCGGCGGAGAGGAAGTCGAGCGAGCCGCCCTCGGGGAAGGACAGCCCGAGCCGTTCGGGGCTGAGGGACACGGCGTGCTGTTCGACGCGGGCGTAGTCCCGGTGCCAGGGGCCGGTGCGCGGGCCGCCGGTGGTCGCGGCCCAGCAGTACTCGGTGATCATGTCGATGACGCCGGTGGTGGACGCGAGGACGCTCAGGTCCAGGAAGGGCTGGAAGAACCGGTCGAGGCCCGGGGCCTCCAGGTCCCAGTCGACGGCCAGGACCCGCTTGCCGTTGGCGGCCAGGATCCACGCCGCGTTGGCCAGGGCCATCGTGCGGCCCGTACCGCCCTTGTACGAATAGAAGGTGACGATGCGTCCGTCCTGACGGGCCGTCATGCTTGTCCTCCGTGGTCGGAATCCGCATCGGGGTCGGTCGGATCGGCGAGACTGAGCCGCGGCCGGGGTGTGGTCGGGCCCGGCGGCGGGTGCGCCTTCGCGTGCCTGAGGAACTGCCGGGTTGCCTGGGCCACGACGACCGGCAGTATCTCGGTGAACTGCTTCAGGGTGGGTACGCCGTTGACCGCGGCCCAGCACTTGGCGCGGCGCCCCCGCTCCAGGATCAGCGGCAGGGTGTCCTCCAGTTCCTCCTTCAGCCGTTCGCCCTGTTCACCGCGGCACTGAAGGTCGAAGCGGTTCCAGGGGACGATCGCGCCGACCCAGGGGTGGGCGGCCGAGTCGAACGTCTTGAGCCGGTGCCGCCGGTCCCGGTCGAGCAGGGCCCAGCGGTCGAGCAGCAGGATGCCGGGGTGCGGCTCGGGCGGCTGCCCGCTCCCGTCGGGCTCGGACCCGCCCGCGGTGAGACCGTCGGCTCCGGAGTCCGGGACGTCGAAGTCCGACACGGTGATGCGGTAGTCGAGGGACCGGATCAGCTCCTCGGCCAGCGCGGACAGCGGGCGCCTGGACTCGCCGTGGTACGGGTTCCACTCAGTGGCGTCCTCGCCGTAGGGAAGGGCGTCCCGGCCCTCCGGCACGGAGCTCCGGCTGGGCGCCACCACGGTGAGGTGGATGCGGCGCGGCCCCTCGCCGTGCGGCCGGAACGCGCTGTGCGTGGACTCGTACGGCCGGGGCCGGCTCGACGGCAGCGGGGTGTTCTCGGCGACCTGCACGATCCGCTGGGCGAGGCCGAACACGATTTCCTCGTACTCGTCCCGCAGTCGCTGGAGTTTGATCAGCCCGTAGATGCCGTAGGACGTGTAGCGCTCGCTGAACTTGCTGCGTTCGACCTGGATCTGGCGTACGGATTCGGGGAGTCCTTCGAGGTCCATGGCCGTCCACAGCGCCGGGACTATGGCCGGGATGTCACCGTGGCCGGCGTTGCGTGCCTCGCGGATGCGCTCGTCGAAGGTGAACCACTCGCGCCCGCAGTTGTCGCTGGAGAAATACCTGGGGGAGTACAGCGGGACGAACACCCGGCAGTGCGCCAGATTCTCGCTGAGCCGGTCCGGCCAGCCCTCCCCGGACCGCATCTCCCGGTCCAGGAATCCCGCGGGCGTCCCCCGCGGATGAGCGGTGAGGGCCAGGACGTCCGCGCACAGATCCTTGTAGAGCGTGTGCACCCAGTGGTCGGGGTCGCCGCTGTCGGGTCCCGAGGGAGGTGTGTGCGCGTAACTGAGGAAAAAGTACGGACGGTTGTCCGGAGACCGTCCCCGTGCAGGTGTATTCACGCACCCCCGCCTTTCGATGCCCTCGTGCCCCCGCCAGGCCCCATCCAGCCGGAACCAACAATGTGCCCGATCAACTCCCCGGGCACATGGCTCGTTTCACGTCATTTCACCGCGATATCCGGACATCAGATGCCGCCCGGCGTCGACAGCATCGCGCATCCCGAACAGAAACGTCGGTTTTCCCGCGAACTCCCTTTTCGTGCACAAACCATGAGGTAGAAGAGCCCCGATCGCGCCGAAGTCCCCGTCGTGGAGGGAGAGATCCTCGTACTCGATCCAGTTCCCCTTGTCCCTCACCACGCAGCGGTACGTCCGTGTCGGCGGCGGCGGGGTCATCCGGTACTCGGCGAGATGGAACGCGGTGCACACCTCGAAGCCGACCCGCAGCAGCAGGACCTGGGCGTCGGCCGCGTACAGCGCGGCCATCGGGGACCGCTCGCCGAGGTGGCAGTACGGGTCGTGGTCGGCGAGCAACTCCTCGGCCCGGCGCCCGAGCGCGGCGAACGAGGTCTGTGGATGGGCGCTGCGGACCGCGCCGGGCGTGGTCCGTACGCACTCGGCGAGCGCACCCATGGCCGGGCAGGGCGTGGCGTTCGGCTCGAAGGGGAGCATCGACGCACGGAACTCGGCCTTCTCCCGCTCGGTCATCCCCTCGGTACGGCTGTGGTGCGCGGGGGAGGTGTCGGAGTTCTCCGGCGTGAAGGCGGGCACGACCAGGGTGCCGTCGGGGCCGAGCGCGTCGAGGAGGGCGTTGCGTACCTCGGTCGGGCTCCGTCCGGTGCCGCGCAGTGAGGAGTGCACCATGAGGACGCCGCCCGGCCGGACGCCCAACCGGCCCAGTATCTCGGGGAGTTCGGTGGCCTCACTCATGCGGCACCACCAGCTCCGCCCGCAGCTCGTCGGCCAAGTGGACTCCGTTCTCGGTGAGTTCGTGTCCCGCCGCGCCGGCGAGCGTGTCCAGGGCGGCGCGCGCCCGCCGCAGCGACTCGGCGGCGTCGTGCGGGAAAGCGGCGGCTCTTCCCACGCACGCGCTCGCCTCGTCGAGCAGCCGTCCGGCGGCGCTGCCCGGCACGTTCAGGTCGGTGACCTCCCGCAGGGCGGCGAGCCGGGATCCGCGTCCCAGGAGCGGCAGTTCCCGGACGAACGCGTCGGCCTCGAAGTCGACGGCCACCCCGAGCGCGCCGAACGCGTGTGTGCCGAGCCGCAGTCCGGCGCCCGGGGCGAGAGGGGTGACCGTGGTGGCGAGGAGCGCGTGGGCACCCTTGCGCCAGCCGGGCTCCTGGGCGTCCAGCGCCTCGTGGGCCGCGCGCAGCCGCTTGCCGAAGAGGGCCAGGTCGCTCGGGGGCAGCGGGTCCGCGACCGGCGACCCGAAGCAGTCGCGGTCCGGATCGGCGTCGTCGACGAGCAGCGGCGGCCCGTCGGTGAGTTGCATGGTCGTCAACGGCCGCCACTCGACGTCGAGTTCGCCACCGTCGTCACCCGCGCCGGTCACCTGGAGGCCGTGCGCCGTGACCGCGCACTCGACCCGGCCGGGTGCCGAGAGCCGCAGGGTGCCGAGGGTCGGGAGGTGGAGGTCCCGGCCAGGCTGCCGCCAGGTGAGCGTGGCCTCCGTCTCCGCCAGGACGGCGGCCGCCGTGGCCGCCGCCATCAGCTGGGGGAGGCCGACGGGACCGTCCAGGGAGCGGCGCAGCACGGAACGCAGATACGGATGGGCGAGGACCGTGTTGAGGTGCGCGGCGCTGGCGGCGTCGGAGTCCAGCCGGACCACCACCTGCCAGGCCGCGTCCCAGTCGGGCCGGCCCGCCAGCGCGGCGTTCGCCCGGATCAGCAGGTCCCGGTTCAGCTTCAGCTGGGCCAGCGGCAGTTCGTCGGCCTCGGTGACCGCTGGGTGCAGTGCGCGCTCGGTGATCCGCTCGGCGATCCCCTCCACCATGCCCCGCAGGTCCGAGCAGAACACCGAAGGGTTGTCGAAGCCTTTCTCGCCGCTGTACCGGTGGGCGTAGAGGCCACCGCCGCAGGACTCCACGACCGGGCACCTGCGGCAGGTCTCGCTGACCCCCGCGATGCCCAGCTGGCGGGCGCGGACGCCGGGGTGCTCGGCGAACTCCGCGAAACCGTGCCGGAAGACGTCGTAGCCGGTGGCCGGGGCGCCTTCGTAAGCCGTCTTGAGCGAGTCGGCCTGTTCGAAGGTGCCGTCGGTCTCGATGACCGCCAGATCGGACGGGGCCAGCCCGAGCGCCTCGGTGAGGCTGGGGCCGCCGCGCAGGGTGCTGAGCACCGAGTCGAACGTCCTGACCGGCATGGGCCGTCCCTGTTCCTCCCAGCGGTCGAAGACCTTCAGCAGCCAGTCGGCGTACGGCGTCGCCGGTGCGCCGGGTCCATGGCCGGGGGGAGGGCTGTCCCAGGTGGAGTGCGGGAGCAGATAGTCGATGCGGGGCGGGTCCAGGGAGGTCAGCGCGTCGTGGACCGCGACCGGGTCGTTGGCCACGTCCACCGTGCACAGCAGGCCCTGGTACAGATGCCGGTGCTCCGGGAGGCGGAGGAGTTCGACGGCCTTCAGCACCCGGTCGTAGCTACTGCGGCCCCGGCGGTCGAGCCGGTGGCGGTCATTGGCGACCCGGTCTCCGTCGAGGGAGATGCCGACCTTTACCCGGAATTCGTCGAAGACCCGCAGATGATCTCTGTTCAGCCGCACACCGTTGGTGTGAATACGCAGATCCAGTGTGGTGACCGGAGTGAGAGCGCGGGTGAGTTCCGCGCAGATTCGTCTCAGCCGGACGGGGCCCACGAGCAGGGGTTCACCGCCGTGCAGAATGACGGTGATGGATTCCAGATTTCTCGCCAGTACGTACTCGGTGAGACGCCGGGAGACCTGGTCGAGTGTTTCCTCGGAGATCACCGTCGGCCGCGACCGCCAGGTCTGGTCGGCTGCCTCATACACGTAACAGTGGTCGCACGCCAGATCGCACCGACTGTGGATCTTGAGCACCAGTTGCTGGATCGCTGGGTCCCTCACTTCGGCAGTGTAAGCCCTGGCGCCACTCGGGGCGGACATGGCGACGGGGCCCAACTTCCTTGATCCACAAGGAGGTTCGAGCCCCGGTTGGCCTACGTCAGATGCTGGAGGTGAACCCCGGCTTGGCGAGGTGCGCACCACGCGCGTCCGTCACCCGCGCGGTGGAGCGCTGGGTGCGGGGCGCGTGTGCGGCGACGGTCGCGAGCGGGGCGAGCCTCTGGTGGGCCGAACGGGTGGTGTCCGATCCACGCGTCGTCTTCGGGAAGGAAAGGTTCATCTCGTCGCTCCAGTTCGAGAAAAGGGACGCTGCCATCGGTCCCTTGCCGACGAGATCCTTTTGGTCGAAGCTCGGAGATGAGGGTGGACGACAGAGCGCATACTTGCGCGTTTCTATCATGCGCCGACATGGGTTCGCTGCGCATAGGGCGAGGTGGCGATCTGGCGCGGATTCAAGATTGACGAGAGCATGACCGTTCCGT is from Streptomyces sp. NBC_01314 and encodes:
- a CDS encoding TIR-like protein FxsC, with the translated sequence MNTPARGRSPDNRPYFFLSYAHTPPSGPDSGDPDHWVHTLYKDLCADVLALTAHPRGTPAGFLDREMRSGEGWPDRLSENLAHCRVFVPLYSPRYFSSDNCGREWFTFDERIREARNAGHGDIPAIVPALWTAMDLEGLPESVRQIQVERSKFSERYTSYGIYGLIKLQRLRDEYEEIVFGLAQRIVQVAENTPLPSSRPRPYESTHSAFRPHGEGPRRIHLTVVAPSRSSVPEGRDALPYGEDATEWNPYHGESRRPLSALAEELIRSLDYRITVSDFDVPDSGADGLTAGGSEPDGSGQPPEPHPGILLLDRWALLDRDRRHRLKTFDSAAHPWVGAIVPWNRFDLQCRGEQGERLKEELEDTLPLILERGRRAKCWAAVNGVPTLKQFTEILPVVVAQATRQFLRHAKAHPPPGPTTPRPRLSLADPTDPDADSDHGGQA
- a CDS encoding AAC(3) family N-acetyltransferase; the protein is MSEATELPEILGRLGVRPGGVLMVHSSLRGTGRSPTEVRNALLDALGPDGTLVVPAFTPENSDTSPAHHSRTEGMTEREKAEFRASMLPFEPNATPCPAMGALAECVRTTPGAVRSAHPQTSFAALGRRAEELLADHDPYCHLGERSPMAALYAADAQVLLLRVGFEVCTAFHLAEYRMTPPPPTRTYRCVVRDKGNWIEYEDLSLHDGDFGAIGALLPHGLCTKREFAGKPTFLFGMRDAVDAGRHLMSGYRGEMT
- the fxsB gene encoding radical SAM/SPASM protein FxsB, inactivated metallohydrolase extension form — encoded protein: MRDPAIQQLVLKIHSRCDLACDHCYVYEAADQTWRSRPTVISEETLDQVSRRLTEYVLARNLESITVILHGGEPLLVGPVRLRRICAELTRALTPVTTLDLRIHTNGVRLNRDHLRVFDEFRVKVGISLDGDRVANDRHRLDRRGRSSYDRVLKAVELLRLPEHRHLYQGLLCTVDVANDPVAVHDALTSLDPPRIDYLLPHSTWDSPPPGHGPGAPATPYADWLLKVFDRWEEQGRPMPVRTFDSVLSTLRGGPSLTEALGLAPSDLAVIETDGTFEQADSLKTAYEGAPATGYDVFRHGFAEFAEHPGVRARQLGIAGVSETCRRCPVVESCGGGLYAHRYSGEKGFDNPSVFCSDLRGMVEGIAERITERALHPAVTEADELPLAQLKLNRDLLIRANAALAGRPDWDAAWQVVVRLDSDAASAAHLNTVLAHPYLRSVLRRSLDGPVGLPQLMAAATAAAVLAETEATLTWRQPGRDLHLPTLGTLRLSAPGRVECAVTAHGLQVTGAGDDGGELDVEWRPLTTMQLTDGPPLLVDDADPDRDCFGSPVADPLPPSDLALFGKRLRAAHEALDAQEPGWRKGAHALLATTVTPLAPGAGLRLGTHAFGALGVAVDFEADAFVRELPLLGRGSRLAALREVTDLNVPGSAAGRLLDEASACVGRAAAFPHDAAESLRRARAALDTLAGAAGHELTENGVHLADELRAELVVPHE